One Vespula pensylvanica isolate Volc-1 chromosome 1, ASM1446617v1, whole genome shotgun sequence genomic region harbors:
- the LOC122635802 gene encoding uncharacterized protein LOC122635802, which produces MSQRRSNTQIALCILFTGLFLGSIELGQGLKCYECSSLNDTSCANPSSSHIRDCLATEVPITSTTPSNISSPFKEQEEPSNDLNFITYAEGITYSCFTGHFTLQNGTTVENIIIRGCTPQTFSCLDESIINVGKEIRSCNIEFCQTDQCNSSDMVKMGMISLLLPLITILLRIR; this is translated from the exons ATGTCACAAAGACGATCTAACACGCAAATTGCGTTGTGTATTCTCTTCACGGGTTTATTTCTCGGATCAATCGAATTGG GTCAGGGATTAAAGTGTTACGAGTGTTCTTCACTAAACGATACTAGTTGTGCCAATCCCTCGTCGTCGCATATTCGAGATTGTTTAGCTACAGAAGTACCAATTACAAGTACAACACCATCAAATATATCTTCACCATTTAAAGAGCAGGAAGAAC CATCAAatgatttaaatttcattacgTATGCTGAAGGGATTACATATTCATGCTTTACTGGACATTTTACTCTACAAAATG GAACTACAGttgagaatataataatacgagGATGTACTCCACAAACTTTCAGTTGTTTAGatgaaagtataataaatgtagGTAAAGAGATAAGAAGTTGTAATATAGAATTCTGTCAAACTGATCAATGCAATTCTTCGGATATGGTAAAGATGGGAATGATATCATTACTTTTAccattaattacaattttattgcGTATAAGATAG